CGTTCTCGCATGGCGGGACGATCACCCTGGGCGCTGGTTAGCTGAGGGCACCCCGGTGCATAGATAACAAACGCGGCCCCTCATGATCGTTGGTGTCTAGCCAGTCGATCACACACAGGGCACACGCGGCGCTCGGCACTCCCCAGCGCGCCCACTGCGCCACATTGAAGACACGATGGACGAGCAGCGCGCCCTTGGGATGCGGTTCGACGCTCCACTCGCCCCGATACCACCAGCCGCCCTGGAAGGAGATGGTGTGACCGGCCACCTCCACGGTGGAGGTGTGGCCTGGGAAGTCTTCGACGGTGAAGCGGCCGGTGCGCCTGCCGCCGGGCAGCAACTCGTCGGCAAGAGCGTTCCAGACGTGGGCGACCGGCGCCTCGATGCCCCCGGCCGCCTCGATGATCAGCTTCTTGTTCGTCATGACGCCACCCTGGTGTTCTGGAAGGAGGCGAAGCGCCATCCCTGGGGTGTGCGGACGGCGGTGAAGGAGACGATCGAATCGCGTTGCCGACCGGCCACGGCGGTGCCGCCTCCGGAGATCACCAGAACCGCGCCGTCGGCCAGCGGCTTGACCTTGACGCCGCCGTCCGTCGTGGACATGGTGGAGCCCTTGAGCGGTCCCTCGAAGAGCCAGCGGTGCGACGACTCGATGGCCTCTCGCCCCTGGCTGTGCGCGCCGTCGAAGGAGATGTAGTCGGCGTCTTCGGTGAAGAGCGCGGCGTAGGCGGTGGCGTCACCTGCGTTCCACGCCTCGGCGAGGCGGGTGAGCAGGCCGGTGATTTGCGGGTTCTCGGACATGGCGCAACTCCTTGTGGTCGCGGCGCCTATCCTGAAGGTGCGACTCCAGGCAGGGCAGGCGCCTTGTTCGGATGTCCGGCTGTCAGGGTGTTGGCGCACCCTGACAGCCGCTTACTTCATGACTCGTCGAGCACTCGTTCCAGCAGGTCTCGATTGACGGTGCCCGACCAGTCGAGTTCCCCCGACTCCAGGCGGGCGATGAGCTGCTTGACCCAGGCCAGTTCGCTCTCGCTCAGCGCCCGCTCGTAGTCGAGCTCGATCATCAGGACGTCGGGCAGGCCGCCGTCCTTCAGGGCCTTCAGGTGACCGTTCAGCCCGGTCAGGTTCCCTTCGATCGCCGCCGCCCTGGCAAGCAGGGCTTGCAACGCCTCGGGCACCGGGAGGACCCCGATGAGCGAAACGGCCGCGGTGAAGGTGCGGCGCTCTGAGCCAGGGTTCTCCAGGAGCATCCGGAGCCTGGTCGCCAGCTCGCGGCGGCCCTCGTCGGTGATCTCATAGACCGTACGTTCCGGTCGGCGACCTTGCCTGCTGGTCTCGACGGGCACGATGAGTTCCTCGCCCGCGAGCCTTTCGATCGCGTGGTAGAGGCTTCTGGGCAGCCCCGTCACGTAGTCCTTGTGTGTGTCGACGATGAAGCGGTGCAGCTCGTACGGGTGGCCGGCACGTACCGAAAGCATGGCCAGCACGGTCAAGCCGACCAGGTCAGGACGCCGTGCCATGGTTCCCCTTTCTATATTGCAATATGCACTATAGCTTAATCAGGAGCGCTATAGTGCAAACTGCAATATAGAAGGAGGCAGCAACATGAAGATCTTGGTCATCGGCTCGACAGGCCGGACCGGCAAGCACGTGCTGGCGCAAGCCATCAAGCGCGGACACGAGATCACCGCCTTCGCCCGCCGGCCGGAGTTGCTCACCGAGCGCACCGGTCTGGCTGGCGTGCACCAAGGCGACGCGCACGACCTGGAGACCGTATGCAAGGCCGTGCATGGACAGGACGCCGTCATCGCCGCGGTCGGCGGCAGTCGGATAGCGAGCAATCTCATCGCCGCGATGCGCGAAACCGGCGTGCGGCGGGTGGTGATGACGAGCAGCCGCTCGGTACCC
This window of the Nonomuraea africana genome carries:
- a CDS encoding SgcJ/EcaC family oxidoreductase, encoding MSENPQITGLLTRLAEAWNAGDATAYAALFTEDADYISFDGAHSQGREAIESSHRWLFEGPLKGSTMSTTDGGVKVKPLADGAVLVISGGGTAVAGRQRDSIVSFTAVRTPQGWRFASFQNTRVAS
- a CDS encoding PadR family transcriptional regulator; translation: MARRPDLVGLTVLAMLSVRAGHPYELHRFIVDTHKDYVTGLPRSLYHAIERLAGEELIVPVETSRQGRRPERTVYEITDEGRRELATRLRMLLENPGSERRTFTAAVSLIGVLPVPEALQALLARAAAIEGNLTGLNGHLKALKDGGLPDVLMIELDYERALSESELAWVKQLIARLESGELDWSGTVNRDLLERVLDES
- a CDS encoding NAD(P)-dependent oxidoreductase; its protein translation is MKILVIGSTGRTGKHVLAQAIKRGHEITAFARRPELLTERTGLAGVHQGDAHDLETVCKAVHGQDAVIAAVGGSRIASNLIAAMRETGVRRVVMTSSRSVPATRPRIAVTLAWLFFREAYVDLARAEGMLQVSGLDWSIARATMLNDKQPAGRVHIDFEANATGGAMQLSRADYAMALLDTVEDPTLIGKALGISGPT